The sequence AGAATTCATGGAAAAACAAAGCAAAACAAAACAAGATTTAAGTGTCTTAAATGCTTAAGAACATTTATTTGGAAGAACCGTAGCAACAAACTCAAGAAACAGAAAGTTTGGTTTAAATTGTGGATTACACAAGGCTACACTGTAAAACAATTATCAAAATTGTCAGAGCATTCGCAATCTACAATTAGAAGGACACTTAAATACTGGCTTTCAAAAGAGCCTAATCTTTGTGATGAAAAAGAGCTGTCAAAAATCACACATGTTCTTTATGATGCAACATATTTTCACAGAGGCAATTGCTTTTTGGTTTTGGCTGATAACAAAACAAAAAAGATATTTTTCTGCGAATTTGTTAGAAGCGAAAACTATCAGCAAGCAAGAAACTATTTTGATAGATTAAAAGCATTTGGATTAAGACCAAAAGTTTTAATTTCCGACGCGAATCAAACAATATTGAAAGTCTTTCAAGATGTTTGGGCTAATGCCATAATGCAAAGATGTTTGATCCATGCCAGTTTCCAAACAATCAGGTTTTTGCATAAAAACTCTAAGACAAAAGCGGCGCAAGACTTAAAAAGCATTGCCATTGCCTGCTCAAGAATTAAAAGCCAAAAGAATAAAGAAGAATTTGAAAATGCTTACACAAACTGGCGTTTGAAATATGAACCTTTTATAAAATCTTTGCCAAATGAAAGCTATGAATACAAAGAAATAAACAAAGCAAATACTTTTTTAAAAGACTCGTTAAAAGATATTTTCTATTTTTTAAAAGATCGTCAAATAGCAAGCAATACGAATTATTTAGAAAATCTATTTAAGACATTAAAAGAAAATATACGCCGTCATAATGGGCTTACTAAAAAACATAAAATCGCTTTTGTTAAATGGTTTTTTTCTTTAAAAACCCCAAAAAAACCACACTTTTTGAACATTAACCCTTTGCAAAAGGGGAATTAACGACACGGAAGGCAGAGGGTGAGAAGATAGGAGGGTAAGATGGCAAGTAAAGACTCAAAAAGACATTGCTTACCCTCTTGCCCTCCTATCTTCTTTCTTTCACGTGCATAATTTGTATAAAATTTGTTAGCACCCCTTTCAAAAGGGGAATTAACGATTCTTCTGTTCGTTACCTTTTACCTATTCTTTGTTACTTATCGTTACTTACCATCCAAAAAAAAGCGCAGAGCCAATTTGGCTCTGCGCTTTTTTTGTAATGCTGTTATAATTTATTCGTAAATAATGTCGTCAATGTAGATTACAAATCCGTTCGGATTGTCGTCTTTGCTTGCTGCAAAGCAAAATCCGCCGATTATGTGCGTCAAATCTTTGCCTTTCAAGTCTATCGTGAATTTCTGCCATTCTTTTGTCAACACTACTGGCCCTATTGACTGTGAATCTGAATCAGGAAATTCTCCCGTGATTCCTCCTACTTTAAACTCTGCTATCTTTTCTCCGCCCTGCTCGCCTCTTGCCCAGAATGTCAATTTTGTTGCTCCGGTTAAATTGTAGCCGCCTTTCTTTTCTCCCCAATTGTTTGCTGGCTGCTGCCAATATATTCCCGACCATCCTGCTCCTTGCGCCATTTTTGCTGTATAGGTTATTTTAAAGGCCGTATTTCCGCTTCTCGGTTTGTCTGTTGACGCCTGTGATATTTTCAAATCGCCGTAATCGCCCATCCATCCGGAAGGCGCAAAGTGATTTGCTTTTGACGCGTTTTCTACGTACACTGCAAACGGTTTGAACGCCGGCGCTTTTGCCTGCCCGAACGCTGCTGCCGCTCCCGTTGCTACAAAAGCTGCTGCCATTACTAATGTCATTGCTTTTTTCATTTTTCTTCTCCTTTGCTTTTATTTTGAGATGCCTTTATTTGCCTTTTGCATCGTCAATATTAAGACTGTATGTTTTTGAAAATGTTACATTGCTTCGGCTGCTCTTGCCGCTTCATTATGTTCTAAAAGTCTTAAGTAAATTACCTTCTGGTCGTCGTCAAGAATGGTTTTAATGTTTTCTCTAAGCATGTGAAGCTGAATTTTAATTTTGGGGTCAACCTGCTTCATTATGTGGTCTATCTGGTTTTTGTTATCGTCAAGTATGTTAAACAAAAGAACTTTCTGAACGTCGCTTAAATGAAGCTCTTCGGTAAGCGGCTGAAGTTTTTCAAATTTATGTTGAAAATTATACTCCGTTCGGCTGCTTAATATTCCCTTAAAAACGTATCCGCATCCGAAGCCTATTACAAAAAGCAAAATGCAAGACAGAACGGCTTTTGTTTTTACAGATAGCATAATTCCGCCTAATTTATAAATGTGTTTGTAATTTTATTGTATGAGCCGGCGTTTTCTAATACGTAATAATCCATGTGCGCTATGTTGTCAATATTCCGATTAATTTTTGGAGTTGAAAAAAAGTTGAAAGCCGAAATAACCGCAAACAGAAGCGCCGCGGAAAGAATAGACGTTTTTGCGGCAAGCAACAACCCGTGGGAAAAACTGTGCGCGTTATTTGCGGACGCTATTTTTAACAAAACTTTACTTTCAAAATTTTTGCCGGCTTTAACTTTTTCCAAAACGCCCAAAGATGTTTTAGCGCTTAAAAGTTTTAAATAAACGTCGGAACATTGCGCGCATTTTTTCAAATGATTTTTTATCTTCAAACTTTCTTCTTTAGAAAGTTTGCCGTCAAGATAAAGGTTTAAATTTCGGATAAAATTTTTGTAGCTCATTTTATTTTGCCTTTTTGTCTAAAATAGTTTTTAACTTTCTTCTCGCTCTAAATAACCACACTTTAACTTTTGCGTCTGAAATTTTCATAATCTTTGCTATATCTTCGTAAGAGATATCTTCAATATCGCGCAGGGTAAGTATCATTCTGTACTTGTCCGAAAGCTTAAGCAGCGCCGAGCGTATTAGTTTTTGCGTTTCCGATGAAATAAACTTTTGTTCAATGTCTGCGTTAGGGTCTGCCAACGTGTCTTTTAACAGAATATTTTCTTGTCCCGAAATTTCGCTTTCAAGCGATACCGTGTTTTTCTTTCTTTCTTTCTTTAGGCCGTTAAAGCATTCGTTTATTGTTATTCTGTACAGCCACGTGGAAAACGCGGCTTTTTCTTGAAAGGAAGATAAGTTTAGATAAACTTTTACAAAAACGTTTTGCGCTATGTCGTCGCTTGCGGCATAATTTGCCGTGTAAGAAAACGCAATGTTAAACACTTTGTCTTTATATTTTGTTATTAAAGATTCAAAAGCGGCAATTTGTCCTTCTTTAGCAAGCCGGACAAGCTGTGTATCGTTAAGCATTGTAAAGTTCTCGCTAATTAGACGTTTTTTAATGAAAAATGTTACGGTTTTTTAGAAGCTTCATACATAATTATTGCTGCTGCCGCGGCGGCGTTTAAAGATTCCGCTTTTCCGGGCATTTCTATTTTTATCAGAACGTCCGCGGTTTTTTGAATTTGCGCGCTTATTCCGTTTGATTCATTGCCTACTATAAACGCAAACTTCTTGGTAAAAATTGCGCCGTCTAACGATTTTTTCGCTTTCGGCGAA is a genomic window of Endomicrobium proavitum containing:
- a CDS encoding transposase, whose translation is MWITQGYTVKQLSKLSEHSQSTIRRTLKYWLSKEPNLCDEKELSKITHVLYDATYFHRGNCFLVLADNKTKKIFFCEFVRSENYQQARNYFDRLKAFGLRPKVLISDANQTILKVFQDVWANAIMQRCLIHASFQTIRFLHKNSKTKAAQDLKSIAIACSRIKSQKNKEEFENAYTNWRLKYEPFIKSLPNESYEYKEINKANTFLKDSLKDIFYFLKDRQIASNTNYLENLFKTLKENIRRHNGLTKKHKIAFVKWFFSLKTPKKPHFLNINPLQKGN
- a CDS encoding RNA polymerase sigma factor: MLNDTQLVRLAKEGQIAAFESLITKYKDKVFNIAFSYTANYAASDDIAQNVFVKVYLNLSSFQEKAAFSTWLYRITINECFNGLKKERKKNTVSLESEISGQENILLKDTLADPNADIEQKFISSETQKLIRSALLKLSDKYRMILTLRDIEDISYEDIAKIMKISDAKVKVWLFRARRKLKTILDKKAK
- a CDS encoding zf-HC2 domain-containing protein yields the protein MSYKNFIRNLNLYLDGKLSKEESLKIKNHLKKCAQCSDVYLKLLSAKTSLGVLEKVKAGKNFESKVLLKIASANNAHSFSHGLLLAAKTSILSAALLFAVISAFNFFSTPKINRNIDNIAHMDYYVLENAGSYNKITNTFIN